The Pygocentrus nattereri isolate fPygNat1 chromosome 12, fPygNat1.pri, whole genome shotgun sequence genome includes the window GTGGGGGACTGTGAATCACCTAAGAAAAAAGTATAAAGCTCAATATTATCATACACCACTATAATCTGTACATAAACACaacatgttttgtgtttgcaGTTTCTAGTATTTTAGACAGATAGTTAAATAGCAaccattcagaaaaaaaataactagGCATTACAGATTTTTAGGAGAGATAAACATAACGCTGAAACTTAAGGTATTACAGCTAAATAAGGCCAACAGTATTTTCTAATCTTTACTTAAAATGGTGGTCACCAGTTACTGGCTtgtgtaaaaatacatacaCTAGAAGTTTTTTATGCAATAACACCTAAACAAGGAACGCTGTCGTTATCACTAAATAAAGCAGACAAAATAGACATCCTAACACTATATAGCTGGTGCTTAGACAAGTCAAACAGTCAAACTGGAAAGTTCGATTCCTTTTACTGAACCGGTTCTTTTGAACGTATGAATCAATCATCTGATTCAATCCATTTTATAATTTCATGTAATGATTTTTGTAACGATCACttttatatttcacatttcacatatCACATTTATTATACGTGTTTTTAAGAGGATTACATTGGACATAGACGTTGTACTGAAACGCTTGACTCGTTCGAAAGCCTGAAGCGCCTCCGATGAATCGAACTTCCCATCACAGCACGTTTAGCTTCGAAGTTTAAACATCTTACCTCTGCCGGCTGCACTGGTGTTATCATGTGTGGTTTCACATTTACTGCCTGAATCTTCGCGTTTCTCTTGCTGCTTGGTCCGTCTACGAGAAACTTTCATGGTAATTTGGAACAGGGAACTCTCTTACCTTCCTAACGAAACCTAAACAAACACTTCATATGGTCGCGCGCATGACGCAGACCCAGTATCACCTGTGATTAGCTAGTGAAGATGACTGGATTAAACTGACTGGCTGAACGAAAGCGGAAATTTTACACTTCCGTATAAGTAGTCTAGGCGAAAATATTCCAGTAAGAAGATCTCCGCAATGGCACTCAGGGCAAAAATCCTTAGGTTAATTGATGGGGTTAAAACCAGAAGGTCTACACTGAAACTAATCAAATGGCTCATGAAGGAAAAATTACTCATGGCCAAAAGTAGATGCAATAAGTGCAGCAGACCTATGACAATGGTTCCACATTCTCATAAAAAGGACAAATTTACATGGCAAGTAATTCATCAtgataattttattttgttttatatctattatgttaaaaataaaataatacattttttacaacaTTTCTTCAGGATCTGCAACAGACAGCCACACAAAGGGAAGCCATGCACCAAATCCATTAGATCAGGATCCTTATTCGAAAGATCCAGAGTCAGTTTGGTGTCCTGGATGAAATTCATATATAGGTAtttcatatataaaacatgtttatcaaTAGCAATATAGGCATATATATGTCTGGCACTGTACCTTCATTCTAGAAACCTGTACTGTGTACAGTTATTACACTTCCCTTCATGCAGTGGTTTATTTTACAATTATAATATTTTGTCATTCACATATTTTCTTGGTGAAAATTTAGCCAATGCAAtgatttatttgtcatttgattGTTACATAATATAGTTATTTTGTCTCAGATTCGCCCAGGGTCTACAGCTAAGACAGGTCGACATGATCAGTGATGGCATAGCTGGCAGTTCAAGAACACTCTCTAGGATGGCTAAGTGTTTACGCAATGTGTGCAAAAATTCAATGGATTCCTTCATCAGAGACAAAGGACAGCGTGTTGGTGGTCGAACTGAGTTTACTGTAATTGATGAGAGCCACTTCCGACATAAACGCAAGGTAAAAATGATGGATCCCCATGTCCATATTTTTTCAACAATTCATAAATACTTTAAAGTtattatttctcaaaatattattaaaGGTGTATTACTACACTAGTAAACTACAGTTATCATCTCCTGGTTATAGAGTGCTCTGGGATAACTCTTAATCCCTTGTCAtaagtacattttgaaatgtttaaaaaatatataaaatattagtttgtacagttttgatatttgttaaattatatatatatacagtaccagccaaaagtttggacataCCTTCTAATTCATTTGAacacttttgactggtactgtagaTGTACTTTGTGGCCTATCTTATTCACGGCATACATTTGGCaaccacttttaccctgttctacaatggtcaggacccctacaggaccaccacagagcaggtgttatgtGGGAGGTGGATTCTCAagactgcagtaacactgacatgatggctttgtgttagtgtgtgttgatgATGCTGGAGTTagtaaacattgtgtccactctctgtttACTCTATAAGACACTCCTActaacactgacacactgagACACTACATTAGTACACCTTTTACTCCCTACCTGCTGcgctgtccaccttgtaggtgtaaagtcggAGACAATAGTTCATCTGCTGCGGCACAGTTTGTgttccttcatcagtggtcacagggcactgcccacaggacgctgttgactgtACAGTTTTGGTTGGTCgatgattctcagtccagcagtgaccctgaggtgtttataaactccagcagcactgctgtatctgatctcacaccagcacaacacacactaacgcatcaccaccacgtcagtgtcactgcagtgctcgGAATCATGCatataatacctgctctgtggtggtcctctgGTGATCCTGGCCTTTTGGCAGTCATGGATAGGTCTGCCCACAGCTCTGGaaatgtgtgctcactgccccctactatttttgtttttactagagtgtgtttatgtgggtgtttcactgcacatatAGGTTGCTGAGGACAAATTCCTCTGCAAAAATGACACAATTGGTAAACGATTCTAAATTCTTTGAAAAGGGGTTAACACTATTCAGtgaatcagatggactacagtgcagCTACAGTACCAGTCTCAGGATTCTCAGACACTCACATACCATTTAACTGAATGTCCAACTAAACAGTCCAAAGTTTTGACTGATACTGTAGAACACATGAATTATTATCATTGACTCTTATTATTTGGCTACCATGATGTTGATTTAGGCTAAAACAATGCattaacagaatgtaaaacaaattatttttctGTCATACCATTTGAGTTTTCTCAAGATTTTATTACTGATCACTAAATATTTTTGCATGATATATTCTTCAAATGGTAGATAATGTAGTTTCAGTGATagtgtttcttttgttgttcTATTTACAGTATGGGCGAGGTAGAGCTGGCCAAACatggaggagaaagaaatgGGTGTTTGGAATATTAGGAGTTCGCGGTCAAACTCGCAGACCCGTTTTGCGGCTTGTCGAACATAGGTCAAGACGTGCTCTTCTTCCCCTGGTGCGACGCCATGTGCGCCAAGGAAGTACCATCATTAGTGATGAATGGAGAGCATACAGAGGTGCCCTTTCAGATATGGGATACATCCACCTCACTGTCAATCACAGCAGGAACTTTGTCAACTCTCATACTGGTGCTCACACACAACACTTAGAAAGAGCATGGTCCTCATACAAAGGACATGTATGGAGACTGAGGGGAAATCGAACAGAAAGTATTTTAATTGAACATCTTAAGCTAATAGAGTGGACTTACTGGTTGGGAAAATGTCACAGAGATGGTCCTCTGGGCAGGCTGCTGAAGGATATTCGCaagctgttttctgtttagTGTACCTTTACAATTCGATTTTAACAGCCAATTAGAAATAACATGTTtactagggctgaaagattaacCAGTTCAGCCCTTATTGTTTACCATGTATATTTGGGTATAGATCAACTTTCAgtacagcagtaacactgtcaTGGTGAATATGGTTTTGATTAGGTTTTATCAGTGATCCACTAGCTGACAATATCTAGACAGGAGCAACTTGGTAGTAACTAAGCAGcagtatcaaaataaaatagactATACATCGAAAAGATGACCTACAGTTTATTACTGTACACCAACAAGCCAAGTTGCAgggcaggggtttctaataaaatttgAATGATGGTTCTGATATcaataaactgttaaaatactgttttattACTAGCGTTCATATATCTCTATCTGAAATATTATATTGTGTAAGTGTTTATAATTAAGTAGTCTGAAATTGTTTATTCAgattgtatttgtgtaatgttaaatgaataaaaatgttctggatacaataaacacaaccaCTGTTATGctgtgaataaacaaaaaaacatatatagtaTGTTGTTTGGTCACACATTTgccttactttttaaaaaggtataCCTTCCATTACTGTTTTACGATCACTAACACAATACtggtttacactttacatcaggtatgtttgattcattgaacaagtcctaataaaggattggtaatgtttaacagatgttagtaatgctttacaaaggcatgattggtttacactttacatcaggtatgtttgattcattgaacaagtccttataaaggattggtaatgtttaacagatgttagtaatgctttacaaaggcatgattggtttacactttacatcaggtatgtttgattcattgaacaagtcctaataaaggattggtaatgtttagcagatgttagtaatgctttacaaaggcatgattggtttacactttacatcaggtatgtttgattcattgaacaagtccttataaaggattggtaatgtttaacagatgttagtaatgctttacaaaggcatgattggtttacactttacatcaggtatgtttgattcattgaacaagtccttataaaggattggtaatgtttaacagatgttagtaatgctttacaaaggcatgattggtttacactttacatcaggtatgtttgattcattgaacaagtccttataaaggattggtaatgtttaacagatgttagtaatgctttacaaaggcatgattggtttacactttacatcaggtatgtttgattcattgaacaagtccttataaaggattggtaatgtttaacagatgttagtaatgctttacaaaggcatgattggtttacactttacatcaggtatgtttgattcattgaacaagtccttataaaggattggtaatgtttaacagatgttagtaatgctttacaaaggcatgattggtttacactttacatcaggtatgtttgattcattgaacaagtccttataaaggattggtaatgtttaacagatgttagtaatgctttacaaaggcatgattggtttacactttacatcaggtatgtttgattcattgaacaagtccttataaaggattggtaatgtttaacagatgttagtaatgctttacaaaggcatgattggtttacactttacatcaggtatgtttgattcattgaacaagtccttataaaggattggtaatgtttaacagatgttagtaatgctttacaaaggcatgagtggtttacactttacatcaggtatgtttgattcattgaacaagtccttataaaggattggtaatgtttaacagatgttagtaatgctttacaaaggcatgattggtttacactttacatcaggtatgtttgattcattgaacaagtccttataaaggattggtaatgtttaacagatgttagtaatgctttacaaaggcatgattggtttttattaagtttgagggtgttttttatgaaatgtatgtgtatacacTCATTGCTTATATTTGCAATTGTAAATATAGGAGGACTtacaaaaaaagtcacatttgcATTCACGCAtatgcatcatgaaataaaGCTAAAAGAAGAGAGGTTGAAGGTACGTAAATAATTTCATCAAGCTGCCTCATCCAGGCCTGATCGTTATGCGAGAATGGTACGTATGATTCCTTCTTGAATACACGCATAAGAATATGTTACAGGTtaaattatattgtatatattattgAGCTTTAATACAGGGCCAAAGATGAACCATCAAAAACAAGCAACTAAAAATTATTGACTGAAATGGAATTAAGCAAACAGTGttaagtagaagtaaaagtctTTAACTCtcttaactaatgcattacttcatgttaactaatgcattacttcatgttaactaatgcattacttcatgttacttcatgttaactaaagcattacttcatgttaactaatgcattacttcatgttagtTAGTCGATACTTAATGTTAAGTGTTACCCAatgtgcaatgagctcctcagtatatggagcttcgaacaagccgggatgcccctgAGTCGGAGCGATGAGTCGTCATGACGCTTAAACTTAAGCGTATATACCTCCGTACctcttcatgtgtctggcagaaaacggagatcacgGCATTAGATCTGATGCTAGAAATCAACTCCACACCCGTCACGGTATGTAGTGTAGTCTTTTAgttcatcctaacgggagtcACAACAGAATATTCAAGGCCTTTTccagtgaatctccctgtaatAATCAGGTGGAATAATCCAGAACTGCAGACGTTGCTGAATCaatgtgttgtttattctcagttgtgtaggtgggatgacgaaagctctgtagacactatctgaatttaaaacatgaaaaactttatttcaaattaaaagatagCACTTAAAGCCCTTGTTGCAGAGACCCAGAAGCCAATGTGGAATCTCTCTCAAGTCCAAGatgcttcagctttttaaacaaaatgtctGCACACACATAACGCAAAATCTATACATTGACATGTGGAAATATCTGGAAAGGCTTATTCTTACAGCTGACCAGGCAGCAAGGCAGCTAGGGCCTCATCTCTCCCTTcaacacatacattcacacgaGAAACCATCTTATGGTATGGCTTACATctggtttttgttattatggcTTCTAGAAGGACAGAGAGGCCCCCTCGCTCATTCCAAACCCTTAAGATATAACGTTCCCACAGAAAATCTGACTTTACGTATGGAATgacagataaaaatataaagacgAACATGAATATTTCAATAGaacaatataacaaatacaagataAGTGTAAATACACCTCAAATGAAATGTAACTCACTCTCATAGCAGAAGAACGGGAGCTTGTTGTTGCAGGCCACATTATTCCAGTAGCCCTGCTCAAACACTGCAGCACACATTTCACCTTGACCATAATTCTCTGGACCAGACATCCAGTATCTGAATGAGGAGTCACTCTGATCCGACCACTGCCAGGAGTCGTTGAACAGGCCGATCCAAATGTGAACATTTGAGTTGATTTTTGACAAATTAAAAATCAGCTGGTTCTCCGTCTGGTTCCTCACACTGACCAGGTCTGTGTGACGTTCTCTGCAGTAGCTCTGAGCATCGTGCCAGTTCTTTGTCTCATTAATGAACACGTATCTTTCAGTGCTCGTCttcttttctgaaaaatgtaattacattatgaATGTcagttattttaataatatattgtcCCAATAAACCACAATAGGGCACTAGAAAAAACTGCACAGTAATAATcagttttcagtattttctaGATCTGTTTCATGAAGTAATGTCTTTCAGTAGCACAGGTTTGTTTGTTCTTACCGTTGTAGCACACAAAAGAGTATAATGCTTTACACTGATAATCAAACCAGTCTCCAGTATCTTTAAACATCGCAACACAGTACTCGTCCCTGTTCCCCGCATTGTTAGGTTCTCCCCTCCTCCAGTTTCTGTATGTGTCTCCATCTCTGTAGAAATTCCCATCTGCAAGAGACCACAGCCATTTCCCAGCAACCCCTTTTTTAGGCCGATCCAAACAGAGCTGTTGGGtgcatttttcagtgtgtttagaGTAGAATTGAGCTTCTTCATCTCCTCCATGTTACTGATGGTGGCCAGGTCAGTGTAGGTCTGTCTGCAGtagctctgagcttcagtccaGATTTTACTCTCATTCACAAAGACATACTGACGAGGAACGTATGCAGATACGCCACAGACAGCTGTGAAGAACATGAGAAGGAGTCTCATTATCAGGTGATAATCTGGGGCAGAACAGAAACAGCTTCTTAACATACATTCATCTCACATTTTTACCCAGAAACTACATAATTGCAAATTAATCATAAACATTAAGAGTCTTTATGGATCCTGTGGATCATACAGGATTCGTCCTTAAAGCCTTAAACACTGACCTGAGGAAAAGAAGATGATGGAGACCCATGTCTGATCCAtttctgagagaaaaagagaagctgTTTGTTGTGGTATAATCATATTTTTGGAGATCTCATCATTAAGATGTAACAGGTCTATTTGTAGTAGGAATTACAGTGTTGTAGTGAAGAACACTAgaggtgagtctgagtcaagacacCTGGAATCTGAGTCACAGTCAAGAGTTGGAAAAacttgagtctgagtcaagaccgaGAGTAAAAGTGACAAGATCAAGACAAGACTGTCCACATTCtgatattttcagaaaataaaaaatgggaaaaaatgtcCAATCACTATTAGTAATTATGTGTGATATTACCTGACTACATAATAAGAACTTCATTGAAGAGATATTTCAACTCTGTCCTCAGGGGATTTTTGAATTTTGGAACCAGTGAACatcaaacaaatggaaaaaaatgaataaataaaacactgttggaTCAATCAGCTGAACAACTAGctaaactaactaactaaacaGGTTTTATTCAGACATGtagagaatcagaatcagaatcagaatcctttattgatcccagagggaaactgcagttgttacagttgcaaccatgtatgttaaagaataaacactttaataatttaaaacaaagataaagagaaatttgccatatgtacacgagatttaaggtcttattaatacagtaaagtggcggtaactgtgataataaatattaaacgtctagt containing:
- the LOC119264796 gene encoding macrophage mannose receptor 1-like: MATRTMNIPKELWRQTDMGCRGGMKQRTRQARDIPDDNVSIDGFQTIRANPGCTESAVCGVSAYVPRQYVFVNESKIWTEAQSYCRQTYTDLATINGNFYRDGDTYRNWRRGEPNNAGNRDEYCVAMFKDTGDWFDYQCKALYSFVCYNEKKTSTERYVFINETKNWHDAQSYCRERHTDLVSVRNQTENQLIFNLSKINSNVHIWIGLFNDSWQWSDQSDSSFRYWMSGPENYGQGEMCAAVFEQGYWNNVACNNKLPFFCYENKLILIKENLTWKEALRHCRVKHVDLVSVHSEEIQLWVKEVAQNASTEHVWLGLRHTCTLSFWFWVSGESICYQNWAPGNGTGGEDCSPVERTGAVQARGGQQWVSLPEDQKRNFICLTYEG